One genomic region from Nymphalis io chromosome 18, ilAglIoxx1.1, whole genome shotgun sequence encodes:
- the LOC126775366 gene encoding peptidoglycan-recognition protein LB-like, protein MTIVAVLICLSVSVTAYSLPHPRISGQSLHNFPLISREEWNANPALGATTNLNTPVPFVVIHHSYQPGACNSTDECMRAMRSMQNYHQFSNGWVDIGYNFAVGSDGHAYEGRGWNAVGAHAFGYNTNSIGIVQIGDWRSTVPPAVQLKTTKQLIEAGVRMGIISPDYKLIGHRQVKSTECPGDALFSEISTWDHFESNV, encoded by the exons ATGACTATAGTAGCAGTTTTAATATGCCTAAGTGTGTCTGTCACGGCATACAGTCTACCTCATCCACGTATCAGTGGCCAATCCT TACACAATTTCCCGCTCATATCTCGAGAAGAATGGAACGCAAACCCGGCATTAGGTGCTACAACAAATCTTAACACACCGGTGCCATTCGTGGTTATACACCATTCATACCAGCCCGGAGCTTGCAACAGTACCGACGAGTGCATGAGGGCTATGAGATCGATGCAGAACTATCATCAATTCAGCAACGGCTGGGTGGATATCGGTTACAA TTTTGCGGTTGGTAGCGACGGGCATGCGTATGAAGGACGTGGATGGAATGCAGTTGGCGCGCATGCATTCGGCTACAATACCAACAGTATTGGGATTGTACAGATCGGTGACTGGAGAt CAACAGTCCCGCCTGCAGTTCAACTCAAAACAACAAAACAGCTGATCGAAGCTGGCGTACGAATGGGCATCATCAGTCCTGACTACAAGTTGATCGGCCACCGTCAAGTTAAAAGTACTGAATGTCCCGGTGACGCGCTGTTTAGCGAGATCTCGACATGGGATCATTTTGAATCTAATGTTTAG